The following are encoded in a window of Kogia breviceps isolate mKogBre1 chromosome 12, mKogBre1 haplotype 1, whole genome shotgun sequence genomic DNA:
- the FBXL14 gene encoding F-box/LRR-repeat protein 14, with product METHISCLFPELLAMIFGYLDVRDKGRAAQVCTAWRDAAYHKSVWRGVEAKLHLRRANPSLFPSLQARGIRRVQILSLRRSLSYVIQGMANIESLNLSGCYNLTDNGLGHAFVQEIGSLRALNLSLCKQITDSSLGRIAQYLKGLEVLELGGCSNITNTGLLLIAWGLQRLKSLNLRSCRHLSDVGIGHLAGMTRSAAEGCLGLEQLTLQDCQKLTDLSLKHISRGLTGLRLLNLSFCGGISDAGLLHLSHMGSLRSLNLRSCDNISDTGIMHLAMGSLRLSGLDVSFCDKVGDQSLAYIAQGLDGLKSLSLCSCHISDDGINRMVRQMHGLRTLNIGQCVRITDKGLELIAEHLSQLTGIDLYGCTRITKRGLERITQLPCLKVLNLGLWQMTDSEKVR from the coding sequence ATGGAGACGCACATCTCGTGCCTGTTCCCCGAGCTGCTGGCCATGATCTTCGGCTACTTGGACGTGCGCGAcaaggggcgcgcggcgcaggtGTGCACGGCCTGGCGGGACGCCGCCTACCACAAGTCGGTGTGGCGGGGGGTGGAGGCCAAGCTGCACCTGCGCCGGGCCAACCCGTCGCTGTTCCCCAGCCTGCAGGCCCGGGGCATCCGCCGGGTGCAGATCCTGAGCCTGCGCCGCAGCCTCAGCTACGTGATCCAGGGCATGGCCAACATCGAGAGCCTCAACCTCAGCGGCTGCTACAACCTCACCGACAACGGACTGGGCCACGCGTTCGTGCAGGAGATCGGCTCGCTGCGCGCCCTCAACCTGAGCCTCTGCAAGCAGATCACCGACAGCAGCCTGGGCCGCATAGCCCAGTACCTCAAGGGCCTGGAGGTGCTGGAGCTGGGCGGCTGCAGCAACATCACCAACACCGGCCTCCTGCTCATCGCCTGGGGCCTGCAGCGCCTCAAGAGCCTTAATCTCCGCAGCTGCCGCCACCTCTCGGACGTGGGCATCGGGCACCTGGCCGGCATGACGCGCAGCGCGGCCGAGGGCTGCCTGGGCCTGGAGCAGCTCACGCTGCAGGACTGCCAGAAGCTCACGGATCTGTCTCTGAAGCACATCTCCCGGGGGCTGACGGGCCTGAGGCTCCTCAACCTCAGCTTCTGCGGAGGCATCTCGGACGCAGGCCTCCTGCACCTGTCGCACATGGGCAGCCTGCGCAGCCTTAACCTGCGCTCCTGCGACAACATCAGTGACACGGGCATCATGCATCTGGCCATGGGCAGCCTGCGCCTCTCGGGGCTGGATGTGTCCTTCTGTGACAAGGTGGGGGACCAGAGCCTGGCTTACATAGCGCAGGGGCTGGACGGCCTCAAGTCCCTGTCCCTCTGCTCCTGCCACATCAGCGACGATGGCATCAACCGCATGGTGCGGCAGATGCACGGGCTGCGCACACTCAACATCGGGCAGTGTGTGCGCATCACGGACAAGGGCCTGGAGCTGATCGCCGAGCACCTGAGCCAGCTCACCGGCATCGACCTGTACGGCTGCACCCGCATCACCAAGCGCGGCCTGGAGCGTATCACGCAGCTGCCCTGCCTCAAGGTACTCAACCTGGGCCTCTGGCAGATGACGGACAGTGAGAAGGTCAGGTGA